In one Nicotiana sylvestris chromosome 8, ASM39365v2, whole genome shotgun sequence genomic region, the following are encoded:
- the LOC104217314 gene encoding probable sugar phosphate/phosphate translocator At1g12500 yields MVEAQSWTTRRGSNPRLESPQDQVLDMPVTPTAEIRQQQYSNGGISSLVSPNILTALIIASWYCSNIGVLLLNKYLLSFYGFRYPIFLTMLHMLSCATYSLVAIKWLEIVPFQQIHSRKQFFKILGLSVIFCFSVVCGNTSLRYLPVSFNQAIGATTPFFTAIFAFVITCKKESAEVYLALVPVVLGIVLASNSEPLFHLFGFLMCIGSTAGRALKSVVQGLLLTSEAEKLHSMNLLLYMAPMAAMILLPFTLYIEGNVAAVTLEKAKGDGFMVFLLIGNATVAYLVNLTNFLVTKHTSALTLQVLGNAKAAVAAVVSVLIFRNPVNIMGITGFAVTVMGVVLYSEAKKRSKVIAH; encoded by the coding sequence ATGGTGGAAGCTCAGTCATGGACAACCCGAAGGGGAAGCAATCCAAGATTGGAATCACCCCAAGATCAAGTCTTGGATATGCCAGTAACCCCAACTGCTGAAATTAGACAGCAGCAATATTCCAATGGTGGTATATCTTCTTTGGTGTCACCAAATATACTTACTGCTCTTATTATTGCTTCTTGGTACTGTTCCAACATTGGTGTCTTGTTGCtcaacaagtatttactgagttTTTATGGCTTTCGTTACCCAATATTCTTGACCATGTTGCATATGTTGTCATGTGCTACTTATAGTTTAGTTGCAATTAAGTGGCTGGAAATTGTGCCATTTCAACAAATACATAGCAGGAAACAGTTTTTCAAGATTCTTGGTTTGAGTGTTATCTTTTGTTTCTCTGTGGTTTGTGGTAATACTTCATTGAGGTATCTTCCTGTATCGTTTAATCAAGCAATTGGTGCTACTACTCCATTTTTTACTGCTATTTTTGCTTTTGTGATTACTTGTAAGAAAGAATCTGCTGAGGTTTATTTGGCTCTTGTTCCTGTGGTTCTTGGTATTGTTTTGGCTAGTaatagtgagccattgtttcattTATTTGGGTTCTTGATGTGTATTGGTTCAACTGCTGGGAGAGCTTTGAAATCTGTGGTTCAAGGGTTGCTTTTAACATCTGAAGCTGAGAAATTACACTCAATGAATCTGTTATTATACATGGCTCCAATGGCGGCAATGATTTTGCTTCCTTTTACGCTATACATAGAGGGAAATGTAGCAGCAGTTACATTGGAGAAAGCTAAGGGAGATGGATTTATGGTTTTCTTGTTGATTGGTAATGCTACAGTTGCTTATTTGGTAAACTTGACTAATTTCTTGGTTACAAAACACACAAGTGCATTGACACTACAAGTTTTGGGGAATGCCAAAGCTGCTGTGGCTGCAGTTGTGTCAGTTTTGATATTCAGAAATCCAGTGAACATTATGGGAATAACAGGATTTGCTGTGACAGTAATGGGTGTGGTGCTTTACAGTGAGGCAAAGAAGAGGTCTAAAGTAATAGCACACTGA